The proteins below are encoded in one region of Levilactobacillus namurensis:
- the udk gene encoding uridine kinase — protein MADKKRPIIIGVTGGSGSGKTTVSRAIFNQLVGHSIMILQQDSYYKDQAEMTMEQRKAVNYDHPLTFDTDLLVDQLKQLLRYEPIEKPVYDYNLFTRSDETIHQEPRDVIILEGILILDDERLRDLMDIKVFVDTDDDIRIIRRIQRDMNERDRSLESVISQYLKTVKPMYHQFVEPTKRYADIIVPEGGENQVAIDLLVTKIRAILEAHGNKEVFDNPDTTI, from the coding sequence TTGGCAGATAAGAAACGACCAATCATCATTGGAGTTACCGGGGGTTCCGGAAGTGGGAAGACGACCGTTAGTCGGGCGATTTTTAATCAATTAGTGGGTCATTCCATTATGATCTTACAACAGGACTCCTACTATAAGGATCAAGCAGAAATGACCATGGAACAACGGAAAGCGGTCAATTACGACCATCCTTTGACGTTTGACACGGATCTGCTGGTTGATCAGTTAAAGCAACTTTTACGCTACGAACCCATTGAAAAGCCGGTCTATGACTACAACTTGTTTACGCGAAGCGATGAGACCATCCACCAGGAACCACGCGACGTGATTATTTTGGAAGGAATTTTGATTCTGGATGATGAACGGTTACGGGACTTAATGGATATTAAGGTCTTCGTTGATACGGATGACGATATTCGGATTATCCGCCGGATTCAACGGGATATGAATGAACGGGACCGTTCTTTGGAATCCGTCATCAGCCAGTACCTGAAGACGGTGAAGCCGATGTACCATCAATTTGTGGAACCAACGAAGCGCTATGCCGACATAATCGTACCAGAAGGTGGTGAGAACCAAGTGGCCATCGACTTATTGGTCACGAAGATTCGGGCCATCTTAGAAGCGCATGGGAATAAAGAAGTTTTTGACAATCCCGACACGACCATTTAA
- the greA gene encoding transcription elongation factor GreA has translation MAEDKMYPMTEEGKEKLQAELEDLKTVQRPKVIERIKIARSYGDLSENSEYESAKDEQSMLETRISTVERMIQYAQIIDNEGTDKDEISVGKKVTFQEGDDDPEEYTIVGAAEADPMAGKISNDSPIAKGLLGHRVGENVTFPTPGGDVTVKVLAVD, from the coding sequence GTGGCAGAAGATAAAATGTATCCAATGACTGAAGAAGGTAAGGAAAAGCTTCAGGCTGAACTGGAAGACTTGAAGACGGTTCAACGGCCTAAGGTAATTGAACGCATCAAGATTGCGCGGTCTTACGGTGACCTTTCAGAAAATTCTGAATACGAATCAGCTAAGGACGAACAAAGTATGTTGGAAACCCGGATCAGCACGGTTGAACGGATGATTCAATACGCGCAGATCATTGATAACGAGGGAACCGATAAGGACGAAATCAGTGTTGGGAAGAAGGTCACTTTCCAAGAAGGCGATGATGATCCCGAAGAATACACCATCGTCGGTGCGGCTGAAGCGGATCCGATGGCGGGAAAGATCTCTAACGATTCCCCAATTGCTAAGGGGCTGTTAGGACACCGGGTCGGCGAGAACGTGACGTTCCCTACGCCAGGTGGCGATGTGACGGTCAAGGTTTTGGCAGTCGACTAA
- a CDS encoding HesB/YadR/YfhF family protein — translation MKITVTDRASQWFREDMGMTGRGIRFFGKVYGKTPVHQGFSLGMTPDDHPRDPVVTMTKDDVTYYITEGDEWFFVGYDLTIEYDPKTDGPTYVYTENGEL, via the coding sequence ATGAAAATTACGGTAACGGATAGAGCAAGTCAGTGGTTCCGCGAGGATATGGGGATGACGGGTCGTGGGATCCGCTTCTTCGGTAAAGTTTACGGGAAGACGCCAGTTCACCAAGGCTTTTCATTGGGGATGACGCCAGACGACCATCCACGCGATCCGGTTGTGACCATGACCAAGGATGACGTCACCTACTACATCACGGAAGGGGACGAATGGTTCTTTGTCGGGTACGACTTGACCATTGAATACGACCCTAAGACCGATGGCCCAACCTATGTTTATACCGAGAATGGCGAATTATAG
- a CDS encoding YfhO family protein encodes MQAKQRRKTLTQRQWTLLGAFLTPLIIMTAYFAYRHMAPFGTSSLLTVDLGQQYIDFFAYLRRTILHDPSAIFYSFSNGLGGEMVGNWAYYLLSPLNWLLFFFPGTSLSSGIFLLTVLKYGFAGLSFAWLLLKLTPQRGFVAITLSTAYAMMGWTIANQLNIMWLDALFFLPLIFYGLYRLVVTNHWRAYLIWLTLMLIVNYYMAYMICLFMILAFIWIAVTHFASWRTLALQAGRFALGSLTSGLLAAVVLLPTWWSLTQSKAQYTVTSFKWKFEFFPPKMLAKFFMGTFNFDQMPSGTANLFVGAIAVLGALFFLVDRRQTLRSRLTAGIITLFLAASLCVQPLDLLWHAGQFPVWYPYRFSFIVGFWLIWLAAQTLTADFQPGPIAIALVTVVVAGGCFYVGENLKKFSFLHSNAFWLGALFVVLALLIYALPIRKHWLYPLMLFVVGVTEVTANAFLSLNNISYVSQSEYANYTNELQRLVDKTQAHDQGFYRMGKTFLRTKGDAFQTGFNGGSVFSSALPKATPTFMGHIGSPDGDGFVEYSNGTLVTDSLLNMKYYFQQKQLSGALAGSNMLPASTNKADLASYRPVRQDHWATTYQNPYALPIGYAASDQILTLKNGTADPAQYQANWVAALTGNAQDKHLYQVENFNQVTFQNINQQTKITGAILQKKNLVKPASITLTIKPATNDAYYLTFGSTVNPDNATFILNGQPLNQYKTYRNTILVSVADHAKGKTLKLTIQLKKSSLWLENFTLYRLQTAQFKQATTQLQQHPWQLTQHSQRSFDGTVTATTAHQVLNTSIPYAAGWHATVNGHSAKVYKTLGMFNAVKLRKGTNHVKLSYWPPMLNLGLLISTLTLLVVSVVWWGQHRRHRPRPANDHHRRR; translated from the coding sequence TTGCAAGCAAAGCAACGGCGTAAAACGCTGACGCAACGTCAATGGACGCTTCTCGGGGCATTCCTGACGCCTTTAATAATCATGACGGCGTATTTTGCCTACCGTCACATGGCTCCCTTCGGTACCAGTAGTTTACTGACCGTCGATTTAGGTCAGCAGTATATCGACTTTTTCGCCTACCTACGGCGCACAATTCTGCACGACCCCAGTGCCATCTTCTATTCCTTCAGTAACGGTCTAGGAGGCGAGATGGTCGGTAACTGGGCTTACTACCTCCTTAGTCCGCTGAATTGGTTGCTCTTCTTCTTTCCTGGAACGTCACTTTCCAGCGGTATTTTTCTGCTGACCGTTTTAAAATACGGCTTTGCGGGATTAAGCTTTGCCTGGCTTCTTCTGAAGCTCACCCCACAACGTGGTTTCGTGGCCATCACCTTATCGACAGCCTACGCCATGATGGGGTGGACCATCGCCAACCAGCTAAATATCATGTGGCTAGACGCGCTGTTCTTCTTACCGCTGATTTTCTACGGTCTCTACCGCCTAGTCGTGACCAACCACTGGCGCGCCTACTTAATCTGGCTGACACTGATGCTAATCGTCAATTACTACATGGCTTACATGATTTGCCTATTCATGATTTTAGCGTTCATTTGGATTGCCGTAACGCACTTTGCCTCCTGGCGAACGTTGGCCTTACAAGCTGGCCGTTTCGCCCTAGGCTCGTTGACTAGCGGGCTATTGGCCGCAGTGGTCCTACTCCCAACCTGGTGGTCCTTGACCCAGAGTAAGGCCCAATACACGGTGACGTCGTTCAAGTGGAAGTTTGAATTCTTCCCACCCAAGATGCTGGCCAAGTTCTTCATGGGCACGTTTAACTTCGACCAGATGCCGAGTGGAACGGCCAACCTCTTTGTCGGGGCAATCGCCGTTTTAGGAGCACTCTTTTTCTTGGTGGATCGTCGGCAAACCCTACGTAGTCGCCTCACCGCCGGAATCATCACGCTCTTTCTGGCAGCGTCATTGTGTGTACAACCCCTGGACCTGCTCTGGCACGCGGGCCAATTTCCCGTCTGGTACCCTTACCGGTTCTCCTTTATTGTCGGGTTCTGGCTGATCTGGTTAGCCGCCCAAACCTTGACGGCTGATTTTCAACCCGGTCCGATTGCGATTGCTCTGGTCACGGTGGTCGTTGCCGGCGGTTGCTTCTACGTGGGGGAAAACCTCAAGAAGTTTTCCTTCCTCCACAGTAACGCCTTCTGGTTAGGCGCACTCTTCGTGGTCTTAGCCTTACTGATCTACGCATTGCCGATTCGTAAACACTGGCTCTATCCCCTGATGTTATTCGTGGTCGGAGTCACTGAAGTCACCGCCAACGCCTTCTTATCCCTGAACAATATCAGCTACGTTTCCCAATCGGAGTATGCCAACTACACCAACGAATTGCAACGCTTGGTAGATAAGACCCAAGCCCACGATCAAGGCTTCTACCGGATGGGAAAGACCTTCCTGCGCACCAAAGGGGACGCCTTCCAGACCGGCTTTAACGGCGGCTCCGTCTTCTCTTCGGCACTGCCCAAAGCCACACCAACATTCATGGGACACATTGGGAGTCCTGATGGTGACGGGTTCGTGGAATACAGTAACGGAACCTTAGTCACGGACTCCTTGCTGAACATGAAGTACTACTTCCAACAAAAGCAATTATCGGGGGCGTTGGCTGGGTCCAACATGCTTCCCGCCAGTACCAATAAGGCCGACTTAGCGTCCTACCGTCCGGTTCGTCAGGACCACTGGGCAACGACTTACCAGAATCCTTACGCGTTACCGATTGGCTACGCGGCCAGTGATCAGATTCTAACGCTAAAGAACGGCACCGCCGACCCAGCACAATACCAAGCCAATTGGGTCGCGGCCCTGACTGGTAATGCTCAGGATAAACACCTGTATCAAGTGGAAAACTTCAACCAGGTCACGTTCCAAAACATCAACCAGCAGACTAAAATCACCGGCGCCATTCTGCAAAAGAAGAACCTGGTGAAGCCGGCCAGCATCACGTTGACCATCAAGCCTGCCACTAACGATGCTTACTACCTGACCTTCGGTTCAACGGTCAATCCCGACAATGCCACCTTCATTCTAAATGGTCAGCCACTAAATCAATACAAGACTTACCGCAATACTATTCTGGTAAGTGTCGCCGATCACGCGAAGGGCAAGACCCTCAAGTTGACCATTCAACTCAAGAAGAGCTCATTATGGCTCGAGAACTTCACACTTTACCGGCTGCAGACGGCACAATTCAAGCAAGCGACCACGCAGCTGCAGCAGCACCCTTGGCAACTGACTCAGCATAGTCAGCGGTCCTTTGACGGTACTGTGACCGCCACCACGGCTCACCAAGTGCTCAACACGTCGATTCCGTACGCTGCCGGGTGGCATGCCACGGTTAACGGTCACTCCGCTAAGGTTTACAAGACCTTAGGCATGTTCAACGCCGTCAAGTTACGCAAAGGGACCAACCATGTCAAGCTCAGTTATTGGCCGCCAATGCTGAACCTGGGGCTCTTGATCAGCACACTGACCTTGTTAGTGGTCAGCGTGGTCTGGTGGGGACAACATCGCCGTCACCGGCCACGTCCCGCTAACGACCATCACCGGCGCCGCTAA
- a CDS encoding penicillin-binding protein 2, whose translation MSNRNSRSSGPQKSSIPFRLNFLFIIVALLFAALIGQLAYLQVMYGAQFKAQVNQTDTTIETTNVQRGMIYDSNGKVLVGNRAHQAIAYTKGVNVLSTDMYSIANKLGKYLTVPTDTLTPRQSIDYYLADTKRLAAVEKQIPKISQYSETERYNKAMTYLENDDDFKLTATQKNAAEIFAKMSGAYALSTTYIKDSDVSSTEIAEIGEHLSEMPGIKVSTSWSRSYPNGESIKSIIGTVSSEKTGLPSDQINELLAQGYSRNDSVGQSYLEQEYESVLRGTKAQKQVEVAGNNKITKEVEKYGGQKGDNLQLTINSTFQTKLQKLVRSAESGAGGYSTGTYAVVMNPNTGGIIGIAGVDRNPSTGKMTDNALGTINSDIVMGSVVKGAMVSGALMDKVITPENNTLTDKVINTGGVKKSSWFNHSGNANIAVNASTALEVSSNSYMMQLAMKEAKFNYVPGGALNMSTDAFSIERGYFNQFGLGVKTGIDLPGESSGLQGSSTKTDIGSALDLSFGNYDAYTTMQVAQYMSTVANGGTRIAPHVVQAIRGTTSSGKLGTVKSTVTPKILNTIDMTEAEKKLVKEGLYDVVHGTNTYKTGAELASISPGISAKTGTAETFYKGHSTVTLSLASYAPSNDPQVVVALAMPNLSTSDEDNNMKLAKQIYAAYWKTVQSTSTLDNPTKATKSGAAQNTAG comes from the coding sequence ATGAGTAACCGAAATTCGCGATCGAGCGGTCCTCAAAAATCGTCGATCCCGTTTCGGTTAAACTTTCTTTTCATTATTGTTGCCCTGTTATTTGCAGCGCTGATTGGACAATTGGCTTACTTGCAAGTAATGTACGGTGCGCAATTCAAGGCCCAGGTGAACCAGACCGATACCACCATTGAAACGACCAATGTTCAACGGGGGATGATCTATGATTCCAACGGGAAGGTTCTGGTGGGGAACCGAGCGCACCAAGCGATTGCCTATACCAAGGGCGTGAACGTTCTGTCGACGGACATGTACAGTATCGCCAATAAGTTAGGTAAGTATTTGACGGTGCCAACGGATACGTTGACCCCGCGTCAATCGATTGACTACTACTTGGCCGATACCAAGCGGCTAGCAGCGGTGGAAAAGCAGATTCCGAAGATCAGTCAATATTCTGAAACGGAACGTTATAACAAAGCCATGACGTATTTGGAAAATGACGATGACTTTAAGTTGACCGCGACGCAGAAGAACGCGGCTGAAATTTTTGCCAAGATGAGCGGGGCATATGCCTTGTCGACCACGTACATCAAGGATTCGGACGTGTCGAGTACGGAAATCGCTGAGATTGGTGAACACCTCTCTGAAATGCCGGGAATCAAGGTCAGCACCAGTTGGTCCCGGAGCTACCCGAACGGTGAATCGATTAAGTCGATCATTGGGACGGTCTCGTCGGAAAAGACCGGGTTACCTAGTGACCAGATCAACGAATTACTGGCGCAAGGTTACTCCCGAAACGATAGTGTGGGTCAATCATACTTGGAACAAGAGTACGAGTCTGTCTTGCGTGGGACCAAAGCACAGAAGCAAGTGGAAGTCGCTGGGAACAACAAGATTACCAAGGAAGTTGAAAAGTATGGCGGTCAAAAAGGGGACAACCTTCAGTTGACCATCAATTCGACTTTCCAGACTAAGCTACAGAAGTTGGTTCGTTCGGCTGAATCCGGCGCCGGTGGCTATTCAACGGGGACCTACGCTGTCGTGATGAACCCCAACACTGGGGGAATCATTGGGATCGCCGGGGTTGACCGTAATCCTTCGACGGGTAAGATGACCGACAATGCTCTAGGGACCATCAACAGTGATATCGTGATGGGGTCCGTTGTGAAGGGCGCCATGGTCTCGGGGGCGTTGATGGACAAAGTCATTACGCCGGAGAATAACACCTTAACGGATAAGGTGATCAACACTGGTGGGGTCAAGAAGTCGTCTTGGTTCAACCACAGTGGAAATGCGAACATCGCCGTCAACGCGTCCACGGCCTTGGAAGTGTCCTCTAACTCCTATATGATGCAATTGGCCATGAAGGAAGCTAAGTTCAACTATGTACCGGGTGGGGCACTGAACATGAGTACCGACGCCTTCAGCATTGAACGGGGCTACTTTAACCAATTTGGGTTAGGGGTTAAGACGGGAATCGATCTGCCTGGTGAAAGTAGCGGGTTGCAAGGGAGCAGTACGAAGACTGATATTGGGAGTGCTTTGGACTTGTCCTTTGGGAACTACGATGCGTACACCACCATGCAGGTGGCCCAGTATATGTCAACGGTGGCTAACGGAGGAACACGAATCGCGCCACACGTGGTTCAAGCGATTCGCGGGACCACGTCTAGTGGGAAGCTAGGAACGGTCAAATCGACCGTAACGCCGAAGATTCTGAACACCATTGATATGACGGAAGCCGAGAAAAAGCTGGTCAAGGAAGGTCTCTATGACGTGGTTCATGGGACCAACACTTACAAGACTGGGGCGGAACTGGCCTCAATCTCACCAGGAATCTCGGCAAAGACGGGGACGGCCGAAACCTTCTATAAGGGTCATTCAACGGTTACGCTGAGTCTGGCGTCTTACGCGCCATCCAATGATCCGCAAGTCGTTGTCGCCTTGGCTATGCCGAACTTGAGTACCAGTGATGAAGATAATAACATGAAGTTAGCTAAGCAGATCTATGCAGCTTACTGGAAGACGGTTCAGTCGACCTCTACGTTGGATAATCCGACCAAGGCGACTAAGTCTGGTGCCGCACAAAATACGGCGGGATAA
- the rpmG gene encoding 50S ribosomal protein L33, with translation MRVHITLECTECHERNYLSSKNRRNNPDRVEFKKYCPRERKVTLHRETK, from the coding sequence ATGCGTGTCCACATCACTTTGGAATGTACGGAATGCCACGAACGCAATTACTTATCCAGCAAGAACCGGCGTAATAACCCGGACCGGGTTGAATTCAAGAAATACTGCCCGCGCGAACGGAAAGTAACGTTGCATCGTGAAACTAAGTAA
- a CDS encoding 5-formyltetrahydrofolate cyclo-ligase, translating to MDKATLRQQTIQALASMPADQKQAASQQLYHALQALPQWQAARTIATTLSSSLELATQPIIAAARAAGKTVAVPQTLPKRQMAFRELTDQTTLITTKFGLTEPQDGRIIEPAAFDLIVVPGLKFATGGERLGFGGGYYDRYLPWTQGFKVALALPAQQAEQPSWPVEDFDVLLDAVLTAHGEK from the coding sequence ATGGACAAAGCGACACTACGACAACAAACGATTCAGGCGTTGGCCAGTATGCCGGCGGATCAGAAACAAGCAGCTAGTCAGCAACTTTATCATGCACTACAGGCTTTGCCGCAGTGGCAGGCTGCTCGAACCATTGCAACGACGCTAAGCAGTTCCTTGGAACTGGCGACGCAGCCCATTATCGCGGCCGCTCGAGCGGCGGGCAAGACCGTGGCCGTCCCACAGACGCTACCTAAGCGTCAGATGGCGTTTCGTGAGCTGACGGACCAGACGACGCTAATAACCACTAAATTTGGCTTGACAGAGCCTCAGGACGGACGGATTATTGAGCCGGCGGCCTTTGACTTAATTGTGGTCCCCGGTCTAAAGTTCGCGACCGGTGGCGAGCGATTAGGATTTGGCGGTGGCTATTATGACCGTTATTTACCGTGGACCCAAGGCTTTAAGGTGGCCTTGGCATTACCGGCACAACAAGCTGAACAGCCTAGCTGGCCGGTAGAAGATTTTGACGTTTTGTTGGATGCCGTCTTAACGGCACATGGAGAAAAATAA
- a CDS encoding rhomboid family intramembrane serine protease has product MVIVFLAMTLAGGSTNGSVLIEFGAKLNPLIQQGQWWRLVTPIFLHIGFTHILMNMITLYFVGMQLEAAFGHGRYLAIFLVSGIGGNVASFCFSDSLSAGASTAIFGLFGAFMMLGESFWQNPVIRSLARTFLAFVVMNLAFDVFTPGIDLAGHIGGLFAGFFVAYLVGVPRIGRVSVIKRVIASIVLIGGLVWLYLHGMAQ; this is encoded by the coding sequence ATGGTGATCGTTTTCTTAGCGATGACCCTAGCTGGTGGCAGCACGAACGGGAGCGTTTTAATTGAGTTTGGGGCTAAGCTGAATCCGTTGATTCAGCAGGGACAGTGGTGGCGCTTAGTCACGCCGATTTTCCTTCATATTGGCTTCACGCACATTTTGATGAACATGATTACGTTGTACTTTGTGGGGATGCAGTTGGAAGCAGCATTCGGTCATGGTCGGTACCTAGCTATCTTTTTGGTATCCGGTATCGGGGGGAACGTGGCGAGCTTCTGTTTTTCCGATAGTCTATCGGCCGGGGCTAGTACGGCAATCTTTGGCCTCTTTGGGGCCTTTATGATGTTGGGCGAGTCCTTCTGGCAGAATCCGGTGATTCGGTCACTAGCACGGACCTTTTTGGCCTTTGTGGTGATGAATTTAGCTTTCGATGTCTTTACACCGGGAATTGATTTAGCTGGCCACATTGGCGGATTGTTTGCTGGCTTTTTCGTGGCCTACTTAGTGGGCGTCCCAAGAATTGGTCGAGTTAGCGTAATTAAGCGGGTTATCGCTTCAATCGTATTAATTGGTGGATTGGTCTGGTTGTATCTTCACGGAATGGCGCAATAG
- a CDS encoding YqgQ family protein encodes MKTLYDVQQLLKKFGIYVYVGKRMWDIEVMALELNHLRQAKVVDEATFVQAKVVLTHEHRLEEQRARDQHQSIGGI; translated from the coding sequence ATGAAAACGTTATATGATGTTCAGCAGCTACTTAAAAAATTCGGTATTTATGTATACGTCGGCAAGCGTATGTGGGACATTGAAGTGATGGCATTGGAGCTCAATCACCTGCGGCAAGCAAAGGTGGTTGATGAGGCAACCTTTGTCCAAGCAAAAGTGGTTCTCACACATGAACACCGTCTTGAGGAACAGCGGGCAAGAGATCAACACCAATCCATTGGAGGGATTTAG
- a CDS encoding ROK family glucokinase, with translation MARNLIGIDLGGTTTKMAFISVDGEILTKWSIPTDTSDDGKHIVPNIIKSVSAHITSSEFSKADFLGIGMGVPGPIDIENGIVLFAVNLGWKQRQQVRDQIQEALGLPFVLDNDANVASLGEYWKGAGEKDEDVVFVTLGTGVGGGVIAGGRLLHGVNGGAGELGHVTVQPNGYLCNCGKRGCLEQYASATGVVHVAADMAKDFLGTSRLKEMEDNQENVTSKMIFYLADNGDILANQVVDRVTFYLGLALANVANILNPANIIIGGGVSNAGNTLLQPTTRYFQENAFPAVRDSTKLRLAQLGNDAGVIGAASLALRFQKTN, from the coding sequence ATGGCACGTAATTTAATCGGAATTGATTTAGGTGGGACGACCACAAAAATGGCGTTTATTTCGGTTGACGGGGAGATCCTGACGAAGTGGAGTATTCCGACGGATACAAGTGATGATGGTAAGCACATTGTTCCGAATATCATTAAATCAGTCAGTGCACACATTACCAGTTCTGAATTCAGCAAGGCTGACTTCTTGGGAATTGGAATGGGTGTTCCTGGTCCCATCGACATTGAAAATGGAATCGTTCTCTTTGCCGTTAACTTGGGCTGGAAGCAACGGCAACAAGTTCGGGATCAGATTCAAGAAGCCTTGGGGCTCCCGTTTGTGTTGGACAACGACGCCAACGTGGCTTCACTAGGTGAGTACTGGAAAGGCGCCGGTGAAAAGGATGAAGACGTGGTCTTTGTAACGCTCGGAACCGGTGTCGGCGGTGGGGTCATCGCTGGTGGTCGGCTCCTGCACGGTGTCAACGGTGGTGCCGGTGAGCTGGGGCACGTAACGGTTCAACCGAACGGTTACCTGTGTAATTGTGGTAAGCGCGGTTGCCTCGAGCAATATGCTTCTGCGACGGGGGTCGTGCACGTGGCCGCTGATATGGCTAAAGACTTCTTGGGCACTTCTCGGTTGAAAGAAATGGAAGACAATCAAGAGAATGTAACCTCCAAGATGATCTTCTATCTGGCAGATAACGGCGACATCTTAGCGAACCAAGTGGTCGACCGAGTGACCTTTTACTTGGGGTTGGCTTTAGCCAACGTGGCCAACATCTTGAATCCCGCCAACATCATCATTGGTGGTGGGGTCTCCAACGCCGGGAACACGTTGTTACAACCAACGACGCGGTACTTCCAAGAAAATGCCTTCCCAGCTGTTCGGGACTCAACCAAGTTGCGGTTAGCCCAATTAGGGAATGACGCAGGCGTTATCGGGGCTGCATCGTTAGCTTTGCGGTTCCAAAAAACTAATTAA
- a CDS encoding rhodanese-like domain-containing protein, which produces MVIGAISGLAVSWIILILLLVVWGGWQLITVIRRNQVSTLLDEQAFQAGIRKAQVVDLREKKDFDAGHILGARNIPYSTFKAYHTELRSDLPVYLYDQGKALSTRAALLLAKEDYDQIFILKSGYARWQGKTKKTKY; this is translated from the coding sequence TTGGTAATTGGTGCAATTTCCGGATTAGCTGTTTCTTGGATCATTTTGATCCTCCTCTTAGTCGTATGGGGCGGTTGGCAGCTGATTACGGTCATCCGGCGCAACCAGGTTTCCACACTACTCGATGAACAGGCGTTTCAGGCAGGTATCCGGAAGGCTCAGGTCGTGGATTTGCGGGAGAAGAAGGATTTTGATGCGGGGCACATTTTAGGCGCCCGGAACATCCCTTATTCAACGTTTAAGGCTTACCACACTGAGTTACGCTCCGATCTGCCGGTCTACTTGTACGATCAGGGAAAGGCTTTGAGTACCCGAGCAGCATTGCTGCTGGCGAAAGAAGACTATGACCAGATCTTTATCTTGAAGTCTGGTTATGCCCGTTGGCAAGGAAAAACAAAAAAGACGAAATATTAA
- a CDS encoding DUF3042 family protein, with protein sequence MKHFTKGFLFGVVATASAVAGAVFSFKKKVVQPIEEQEERFEENRKRANRKSHSAHHV encoded by the coding sequence ATGAAGCATTTCACAAAAGGATTCTTATTCGGTGTCGTCGCCACTGCCAGCGCGGTCGCTGGTGCCGTCTTCTCCTTCAAGAAAAAGGTCGTTCAACCCATTGAAGAACAGGAAGAACGCTTCGAGGAAAACCGCAAACGGGCAAACCGGAAGAGCCATTCGGCACACCACGTTTAA
- the miaA gene encoding tRNA (adenosine(37)-N6)-dimethylallyltransferase MiaA has protein sequence MEKVLAIVGPTAVGKTALAIQLARKFHGEIISGDSMQVYRRLDIGTAKATAAEQAQAPHHLIDICDVTQQFTVAQFVAAAQKLIPAIRQRGHLPIIAGGTGFYLQALFDGLALGADAPGDTAVRERLRAIAQEQGAQALWEQLNRQDPVAAAKIPQTNVRRTVRALEVIQVTGQRFSQQDNAGPQYDECYLALNTERALLYRRINQRVDQMVQQGLWDEVKWLAQQGGTQLPAATGIGYRELLPVLDHPEQWSSAIETVKQDSRHYAKRQLTWFRNQTKATWYDLVQHPEQQAQIDTQVAAWLRH, from the coding sequence ATGGAGAAAGTATTGGCAATTGTAGGCCCGACCGCGGTCGGTAAAACGGCGTTAGCCATTCAGCTGGCGCGAAAATTTCATGGGGAGATCATTTCCGGGGATTCCATGCAGGTTTACCGACGCTTAGACATCGGGACGGCGAAGGCCACAGCGGCAGAACAAGCCCAGGCCCCGCATCATCTGATTGATATTTGCGACGTGACACAGCAGTTTACGGTCGCCCAATTTGTCGCGGCAGCCCAGAAGTTGATCCCAGCGATTCGGCAACGAGGACACCTCCCGATTATTGCGGGGGGGACTGGTTTTTATCTTCAGGCCCTATTCGATGGTTTGGCGTTGGGGGCGGATGCGCCAGGGGATACGGCCGTTCGGGAACGTCTACGGGCTATTGCGCAAGAACAAGGCGCCCAAGCCTTATGGGAGCAGTTGAACCGGCAGGACCCGGTCGCGGCGGCTAAGATTCCCCAGACCAATGTCCGCCGAACGGTTCGGGCCTTAGAAGTAATCCAGGTGACGGGACAACGGTTTTCTCAACAAGACAACGCTGGTCCTCAATATGATGAATGCTACTTGGCCTTAAACACGGAGCGGGCACTGTTATATCGGCGGATTAACCAGCGGGTCGATCAGATGGTCCAACAGGGATTGTGGGATGAGGTCAAGTGGCTGGCCCAACAAGGTGGGACGCAATTACCAGCCGCTACGGGAATTGGCTACCGAGAATTGTTGCCGGTGCTGGATCATCCGGAACAATGGTCTAGTGCAATTGAGACCGTTAAACAGGACTCACGGCATTATGCTAAACGGCAATTGACCTGGTTTCGGAACCAGACTAAGGCCACTTGGTATGATCTCGTCCAGCACCCGGAACAGCAGGCCCAGATTGATACTCAGGTCGCTGCATGGCTCCGACATTAG